A region from the Myxococcales bacterium genome encodes:
- a CDS encoding DNA-processing protein DprA, producing the protein MSLRVHFVGASFADWPERLRRGPRLRDVSVEGSLEAERVVAIVGPRDPCPGILEGTRFIAGECARRGIVVASGGARGVDRAAHEGALDAGGVSWAVLPCGADHVSPTEHRALFGRIAQAGGALVWPYAPNQKSGLGTFTKRNEVLVGLADAVIVTQAPEFGSGTQNTMGHAKKRQCPLWVVPPVPWVRGVAAVAALGGGARPLYSLEPLFRSLGLDVFAESGPLGSLPPRQDPTEQSLILALVSGPRHPDDLVSACGGSVAAVHRALLTLSLDSVVVDGPDGRYRLCR; encoded by the coding sequence GTGTCGCTCCGAGTGCATTTTGTGGGCGCGTCCTTCGCCGATTGGCCCGAGCGCCTGCGTCGCGGGCCGCGCCTCCGTGACGTGTCCGTCGAAGGCTCGCTGGAGGCGGAGCGTGTCGTTGCCATCGTAGGTCCGCGCGATCCGTGCCCCGGGATTCTCGAAGGCACGCGCTTCATCGCGGGCGAATGCGCACGGCGGGGCATCGTCGTCGCGTCGGGCGGAGCGCGCGGCGTCGATCGGGCTGCGCACGAAGGGGCGCTCGATGCGGGCGGCGTTTCGTGGGCCGTCTTGCCGTGCGGCGCCGACCACGTCTCGCCGACGGAGCATCGCGCGCTCTTCGGCCGCATCGCACAAGCGGGCGGCGCCCTCGTGTGGCCTTACGCGCCGAACCAGAAGAGCGGCCTGGGCACCTTCACCAAACGAAACGAAGTGCTCGTTGGGCTCGCCGACGCGGTCATCGTCACGCAGGCGCCCGAGTTCGGCTCCGGCACCCAAAACACGATGGGCCACGCGAAAAAGCGCCAATGCCCGCTATGGGTCGTTCCCCCCGTTCCGTGGGTGCGCGGCGTGGCCGCCGTGGCTGCCCTTGGCGGAGGCGCGCGGCCGCTCTACAGTCTCGAGCCGCTCTTCCGGTCCCTCGGCCTCGACGTTTTCGCAGAAAGCGGCCCGCTCGGCTCCCTGCCGCCCCGCCAGGATCCCACCGAGCAATCGCTCATCCTGGCCCTCGTGAGCGGGCCTCGGCATCCCGATGATCTCGTCTCCGCGTGCGGTGGTAGCGTGGCGGCGGTCCATCGAGCCCTCTTGACGCTCTCCTTGGACTCCGTAGTAGTAGACGGTCCTGACGGGCGTTACCGCCTTTGTCGGTAA
- the topA gene encoding type I DNA topoisomerase: MRKSAAKAEAKAEAPEQESTPKAKAKRSADGAKKAPSTKTLVVVESPAKAKTIKKYLGAGYEVLASKGHVKDLPKKMGIDIEKGFEETYEVIEGKAKVLAELKGAAKEADEILLATDPDREGEAIAWHLAEELGSKQKRTQRVEFHEITKSGVQRGIDHPRALDKHLYDAQRARRVLDRIVGYDVSKLVWTKVAFGLSAGRVQSVALRLIVDREREIDAFVPEEYWNCGVMLTPADKKTDGRKAAFLGRLVSEGGKKLEVVNAAGAADVRAGLTSATFRVAKVTKSERKRRAPAPYTTSKLQQDAVNRLSFGAKRTMQVAQGLYEGVDLGKDGGPVGLITYMRTDSTRVSPEAITAVREYIAQSFGADHVPAKPNEFKSKKNAQEAHEAIRPTSLDLSPTAVRKHLKDEQFKIYKLIWDRFVASQMADALYDQTSADIEAKSQVDGKDRVYGLRASGRTLKFPGWLAAHGETTSTPQAGEEETQEPATEEDKPRAGQDEENATLPELSENQPLAVVDPPGVVTEQKFTQPPPRYNEGSLVRELEKRGIGRPSTYAEIISKVQARDYVEKLDGNRFRPTDLGKVVVDGLVGSHLDFMDPAFTSGMEAELDEVGAGKEERVDLLSRFYKKFRTQLDAVQKGKRWAPDPIPTDETCETCGTGTMMRKWSRNGWFLSCSNYPKCENKRDLAADGTVLVPKETGILCDKCGKPMVIRMGRYGEFLSCTGYPVCKNAKPVPLGVPCPKCAGDLIEVRSRKKGGRSFFGCSNWNNETIKCDFKLWQRPIAEHCPQCENPYLVMGGNKAKPMIVCANKECDYKRVVEEPPEPGDAAPTVTTATA; the protein is encoded by the coding sequence ATGCGTAAGAGCGCAGCCAAAGCCGAAGCGAAAGCCGAAGCGCCCGAACAAGAGTCGACGCCCAAGGCGAAGGCCAAGCGCTCCGCCGATGGAGCCAAGAAGGCGCCGAGCACCAAGACGCTCGTCGTCGTGGAGTCGCCGGCGAAGGCCAAGACCATCAAGAAATACTTGGGGGCCGGCTACGAGGTCCTCGCCTCAAAGGGACACGTCAAAGATCTCCCCAAGAAGATGGGGATCGACATCGAGAAGGGCTTCGAAGAGACCTACGAGGTCATCGAAGGCAAGGCGAAGGTCCTCGCGGAGCTGAAGGGCGCCGCCAAAGAAGCGGACGAAATCCTCCTCGCGACCGACCCCGATCGCGAAGGCGAAGCCATCGCGTGGCACCTCGCCGAAGAGCTCGGCAGCAAGCAGAAGAGGACCCAGCGCGTCGAGTTCCACGAGATCACGAAGTCCGGCGTGCAGCGCGGCATCGATCACCCGCGCGCCCTCGACAAGCACCTCTACGACGCGCAGCGCGCGAGGCGCGTCCTCGATCGCATCGTCGGCTACGACGTCTCGAAGCTCGTTTGGACGAAGGTCGCCTTCGGTCTCTCGGCGGGGCGCGTTCAGAGCGTGGCGCTTCGACTCATCGTCGACCGCGAGCGCGAGATCGATGCCTTCGTGCCGGAAGAGTATTGGAACTGCGGCGTGATGCTCACGCCGGCCGACAAGAAGACCGACGGTCGCAAGGCGGCGTTCTTGGGGCGCCTCGTGTCCGAGGGCGGCAAGAAGCTCGAGGTCGTCAACGCCGCTGGCGCCGCCGACGTCCGCGCAGGCCTCACCTCAGCCACCTTCCGCGTCGCCAAGGTCACCAAGAGCGAGCGCAAGCGGCGCGCGCCAGCGCCCTACACCACGAGCAAGCTGCAACAAGACGCGGTCAATCGGCTCAGCTTCGGCGCCAAGCGCACGATGCAGGTCGCGCAGGGGCTCTACGAAGGCGTCGACCTCGGAAAAGACGGCGGCCCCGTCGGTCTCATCACGTACATGCGTACCGACTCGACTCGCGTCTCACCGGAGGCCATCACCGCCGTCCGCGAGTACATCGCGCAGTCCTTCGGCGCCGATCACGTCCCCGCGAAGCCCAACGAGTTCAAGTCGAAGAAGAACGCGCAGGAGGCCCACGAAGCCATCCGCCCGACGAGCCTCGACCTGTCGCCGACGGCGGTGCGCAAGCACCTCAAGGACGAGCAATTCAAGATCTACAAACTCATTTGGGACCGCTTCGTCGCGAGCCAAATGGCTGACGCCCTCTACGATCAGACGAGCGCCGACATCGAGGCCAAGAGCCAAGTCGATGGCAAGGATCGGGTCTACGGCCTCCGCGCTAGCGGCCGCACGCTCAAGTTCCCCGGTTGGCTCGCAGCCCACGGTGAGACGACGTCGACGCCGCAGGCTGGCGAAGAGGAAACGCAAGAGCCGGCGACGGAAGAAGACAAGCCCCGCGCCGGGCAAGACGAAGAGAACGCGACCTTGCCGGAGCTCTCGGAGAACCAGCCGCTCGCCGTCGTCGATCCGCCGGGCGTCGTCACGGAGCAGAAGTTCACGCAGCCGCCCCCCCGCTACAACGAAGGCTCGCTCGTGCGCGAGCTCGAGAAGCGCGGCATCGGTCGCCCCAGCACCTACGCCGAGATCATCAGCAAGGTGCAGGCGCGCGACTACGTCGAGAAGCTCGACGGCAATCGCTTCCGGCCCACGGACCTCGGCAAGGTCGTTGTTGACGGCCTCGTCGGCAGCCACCTCGACTTCATGGACCCGGCCTTCACGTCGGGCATGGAAGCGGAACTCGACGAGGTCGGCGCCGGCAAGGAAGAGCGCGTCGATCTGCTCTCGCGCTTCTACAAGAAGTTCCGGACGCAGCTCGACGCCGTTCAAAAGGGCAAGCGTTGGGCGCCCGACCCGATCCCGACCGACGAGACGTGCGAGACGTGTGGCACCGGGACCATGATGAGGAAGTGGTCACGCAACGGCTGGTTCTTGAGCTGCTCGAACTACCCGAAATGCGAGAACAAGCGCGACCTCGCCGCCGACGGCACGGTGCTCGTGCCCAAAGAGACCGGCATCCTCTGCGACAAGTGCGGCAAGCCCATGGTCATTCGCATGGGCCGCTACGGCGAGTTCTTGTCGTGCACGGGGTACCCCGTTTGCAAGAACGCGAAGCCCGTTCCCTTGGGCGTCCCCTGCCCCAAGTGCGCCGGCGACCTCATCGAGGTGCGCTCTCGCAAGAAGGGCGGTCGCTCGTTCTTCGGTTGCTCCAACTGGAACAACGAGACCATCAAGTGCGACTTCAAGCTCTGGCAGCGGCCCATCGCCGAGCACTGCCCGCAGTGCGAGAATCCGTACCTCGTCATGGGCGGCAACAAGGCCAAGCCGATGATTGTGTGCGCCAACAAAGAGTGCGACTACAAGCGCGTCGTCGAAGAGCCGCCGGAGCCCGGTGATGCCGCGCCGACGGTGACGACGGCGACCGCCTGA
- a CDS encoding O-methyltransferase, with protein MKDAADAILRPEQARYLASLERPRDELLTRMEAYAAEHRQPISDPEVANFLSLVARLRQPALVVELGTNIGYGAIVLARAAPAARVVTVEHSPSLCALARSNVREAGLDSRVTVVEGLALAELERFAPESIDFAYVDCVKEEYVDYLAALAPRLSLGGVLVADNVLWKGHVAAAEVPEGERKRTAALRSFNAALVAHARLSAAILPFGDGVAFAVKTAS; from the coding sequence GTGAAGGACGCCGCCGACGCCATCCTTAGGCCCGAGCAGGCTCGCTATCTCGCGAGCCTCGAGCGACCGCGGGACGAGCTGCTCACGCGCATGGAGGCCTACGCCGCCGAGCATCGGCAGCCCATCAGCGATCCCGAGGTCGCGAACTTCCTCTCCTTGGTGGCGCGCCTCAGGCAGCCCGCGCTGGTCGTGGAGCTCGGCACCAACATCGGATATGGCGCCATCGTCCTCGCGCGCGCAGCGCCGGCGGCGCGCGTCGTGACCGTCGAGCACTCGCCGTCGTTGTGCGCGCTCGCTCGCTCGAACGTCCGCGAAGCGGGGCTCGACTCGCGCGTAACCGTGGTCGAAGGGCTCGCACTGGCCGAGCTCGAACGCTTCGCCCCCGAGAGCATCGACTTCGCGTACGTCGATTGCGTCAAGGAAGAGTACGTCGACTACCTAGCGGCGCTGGCGCCACGCCTGTCACTGGGCGGCGTGCTCGTCGCCGACAACGTCCTCTGGAAGGGCCATGTGGCGGCCGCCGAGGTGCCGGAAGGCGAGCGCAAACGCACCGCCGCGCTCCGGTCGTTCAACGCCGCGCTCGTCGCGCACGCGCGCCTCTCGGCGGCGATCTTGCCGTTCGGTGACGGCGTCGCCTTCGCCGTCAAGACCGCTTCCTGA
- a CDS encoding group 1 truncated hemoglobin, whose translation MNARLISRCCVVVWMCALGACGAKKPQEPLTPTVVADAGAPPTPEPEPAPKTLYDRLGGKEGVAAVVESLVKYVATDPQLKKVFAKTTGPKLDAFKKNLADQLCEATDGGCKYQGKEMKAAHTGMGITEAQWDKFVSMLTAALNEQKVADNEQSELLAKLAPMKDLIVAAKKK comes from the coding sequence ATGAACGCTCGATTGATTTCCCGGTGCTGTGTCGTCGTTTGGATGTGCGCCCTTGGCGCGTGCGGGGCGAAGAAGCCTCAAGAGCCGCTCACGCCCACGGTCGTCGCCGATGCCGGCGCGCCGCCGACGCCCGAGCCCGAGCCCGCGCCGAAGACGCTCTACGACCGCCTCGGCGGGAAGGAGGGGGTGGCCGCGGTGGTCGAGTCTCTCGTCAAGTACGTGGCGACCGACCCTCAGCTAAAGAAGGTCTTCGCTAAGACGACGGGCCCGAAGCTCGACGCCTTCAAGAAGAACCTGGCCGACCAGCTCTGCGAGGCCACCGACGGCGGCTGCAAGTACCAGGGCAAGGAGATGAAGGCGGCGCACACGGGCATGGGCATCACGGAAGCCCAGTGGGACAAGTTTGTCTCGATGCTAACGGCCGCGCTCAACGAGCAGAAGGTCGCCGACAACGAGCAAAGTGAGCTCCTAGCCAAGCTGGCTCCCATGAAGGACCTCATCGTCGCTGCCAAGAAGAAGTGA
- the def gene encoding peptide deformylase yields MAIRKIASIGHPILREPARRLSREELLSSPVQALIDDLVDTMRDAAGAGLAANQIHEPLQIAAVEVKDNPRYPYKPNYPLTVVVNPVVEPLTTETFDNYEGCLSVPNLRGQVPRFGHVRVRGWSRRGEDLDFEVKGFAAGIFQHEIDHLFGKLFVDRVVDTATLATLVEFERHVLPGYIERARAIAARWSG; encoded by the coding sequence ATGGCCATTCGGAAGATCGCGAGCATCGGCCATCCGATCCTTCGTGAACCCGCGCGCCGCCTGTCGCGCGAGGAGCTCCTCTCGAGCCCGGTGCAGGCGCTCATCGACGACCTCGTCGACACGATGCGTGATGCCGCCGGCGCGGGCCTCGCGGCGAACCAGATCCACGAGCCGCTTCAGATCGCGGCCGTCGAAGTGAAGGACAACCCTCGCTATCCCTACAAGCCCAACTATCCGCTCACCGTCGTGGTGAACCCCGTCGTCGAGCCGCTCACCACCGAGACCTTCGACAACTACGAGGGCTGCCTCTCCGTGCCCAACCTCCGCGGTCAAGTGCCGCGCTTCGGCCACGTGCGGGTTCGTGGCTGGAGTCGGCGCGGCGAGGACCTCGATTTCGAGGTCAAGGGCTTCGCGGCGGGCATCTTCCAGCACGAGATCGACCACCTCTTCGGGAAGCTCTTCGTCGACCGCGTCGTCGACACGGCGACGCTCGCGACGCTCGTCGAGTTCGAGCGCCACGTGCTTCCTGGGTACATCGAGCGCGCGCGCGCCATCGCGGCGAGGTGGTCCGGCTAG
- the corA gene encoding magnesium/cobalt transporter CorA produces MDALIHDGDRVRRTSDVEEVAAALAAGQALWVDTGERTPDTDRLLDQVFQLHPLVVEDLWGDRALPKIDRYDDYLFVLMHGVRAGSSARELELSEIDFVVGKKFLVTHHTGSRAIASVFEQASRSPALLARGPGWLMHAIVDDLVDHYLPVLDEMDVALEALEAQVLEGAGNNEDILTGILTFKRSLQILRRNSLHQRELLLRLSKGEFPEIPKAAMPFYRDVYDHFARVTDIVDGYRELVSSALDAYFSMQSNRMGEVMKTLTLMSTIMLPLSFIAGVYGMNFERMPELKWTNGYPFALSLMLAVAIAIVFYFKRKGLL; encoded by the coding sequence GTGGACGCGCTGATCCACGATGGCGATCGCGTTCGCCGCACGAGCGACGTCGAGGAGGTCGCCGCGGCCCTCGCGGCTGGCCAAGCGCTGTGGGTCGACACCGGGGAGCGAACGCCGGACACCGATCGACTCCTCGACCAAGTCTTCCAGCTCCACCCGCTCGTGGTGGAAGACCTCTGGGGCGACCGCGCGCTCCCCAAGATCGACCGCTACGACGACTATCTCTTCGTTCTGATGCACGGCGTCCGCGCCGGGTCCAGCGCGCGCGAACTCGAACTCAGCGAGATCGACTTCGTCGTCGGCAAGAAGTTCCTCGTGACTCACCACACCGGGTCGCGAGCCATCGCGTCGGTCTTCGAACAGGCGAGCCGCTCGCCGGCGCTGCTCGCCAGGGGGCCCGGTTGGCTCATGCACGCCATCGTCGACGACCTCGTCGACCACTACCTGCCGGTGCTCGACGAAATGGACGTCGCACTCGAGGCGCTCGAGGCGCAGGTCCTCGAGGGCGCTGGAAACAACGAGGACATTCTCACAGGGATTTTGACGTTCAAGCGGTCACTCCAGATTCTGCGGCGCAACAGCCTTCACCAGCGCGAGCTCCTCCTGCGGCTCTCGAAGGGGGAGTTCCCGGAGATTCCCAAGGCGGCGATGCCCTTCTACCGCGACGTTTACGACCACTTCGCCCGCGTCACCGACATCGTCGACGGTTACCGCGAGCTAGTCTCGTCGGCCCTCGACGCCTACTTCAGCATGCAGTCGAACCGCATGGGCGAAGTCATGAAGACGTTGACGCTGATGTCGACGATCATGCTGCCGCTGAGCTTTATCGCGGGTGTCTACGGAATGAACTTCGAGCGCATGCCTGAGCTGAAGTGGACCAACGGCTATCCGTTCGCGCTCTCGCTCATGTTAGCGGTGGCCATCGCCATCGTGTTCTACTTCAAGCGCAAGGGCCTTTTGTAA
- a CDS encoding methyltransferase domain-containing protein — MSDEASHRFGVARVPGDALAEEVDVDLDDTADERPASARAPALPAASAPTPLRVATEPPPPPDVRESKKPRARISLRVPDDEVVRRPAPPSARSEEGVTKQRSSPPPREIEHDTAPTPPVMMGPPPRPSQLDGSALAPPGGSAPTSVRPRDAADGLPPMRPRASSQLEPPPLPARARAASVSSEVVRPDGAPKPPQAPRPRASVTNEVASERPGPVAPLPVVPPPAPPPPPAPVPAVAESPVVDLVSRANDVPRAKDAPVPTDVMSATELVDSATPIDGAPIQPTRIVSVAPAPPPPDSSLEAPDDLPTLTDLPAIEPARDSVDNIPIVEEELEPSEPRPRTTDVAPAPPPDEFRAGPPPPVAPPAAPVPSMTVADSDGIDISVDEDAPPEPSSESEVLTDDMLSVETVPPPKTRVGDTPKAAEVKAPVAAAASEPRIALPVTAPLASPVVEPRAALVEPLASPLAPQPMNESAASRAKRLRPWWEELFNDDFIRTMAKITDAQIAREIDFIEDSLGVARGAMILDMACGTGRHSIELTRRGYRVVGLDLSLAMLAKAAEEAQERDQKLNFVQGDMREMTFEDMFDGIFCWNTSFGFFEEEKNAQVIARVHRALRKGGQFVLDVVNRDFAALQAPSLVWFEGDGCMCMDEMQIDWITSRMRVKRTMMMDDGRSREIEYSIRIYSLHELGKMLHDHGFRVAEVSGRVSTPGVFFGAESPRVLVLAEKR; from the coding sequence ATGAGCGACGAAGCGTCCCATCGCTTTGGTGTGGCGCGCGTGCCGGGCGACGCGCTCGCCGAAGAGGTCGATGTGGATCTCGACGACACGGCGGACGAACGCCCGGCCAGCGCGCGCGCGCCGGCGTTGCCTGCCGCGTCCGCGCCGACACCGCTCCGCGTCGCGACGGAGCCGCCTCCGCCGCCCGATGTCCGCGAATCGAAGAAGCCGCGCGCCCGCATCTCGCTCCGCGTACCCGACGACGAGGTGGTGCGTCGGCCTGCGCCGCCATCGGCGCGCTCCGAGGAGGGGGTCACGAAGCAGCGGAGCTCCCCGCCGCCTCGTGAGATCGAGCACGACACGGCGCCGACGCCGCCGGTGATGATGGGGCCGCCACCGCGACCGTCTCAGCTCGATGGGTCAGCGCTCGCCCCACCGGGCGGCTCGGCGCCGACTTCGGTCCGGCCGCGCGACGCCGCCGACGGACTGCCGCCCATGCGACCCCGCGCGTCCTCACAGCTCGAGCCGCCGCCGCTGCCGGCGCGGGCCCGCGCGGCGTCGGTCTCCTCCGAGGTGGTGCGGCCGGACGGGGCGCCCAAGCCGCCCCAAGCTCCGCGCCCGCGTGCGAGCGTTACCAACGAAGTGGCCTCGGAGCGACCCGGGCCGGTCGCGCCGCTCCCGGTCGTACCGCCGCCGGCGCCGCCGCCACCCCCGGCACCGGTGCCGGCCGTCGCCGAGTCGCCCGTCGTCGATCTAGTGTCGCGCGCGAACGACGTGCCCCGTGCCAAAGACGCGCCCGTGCCCACCGATGTGATGAGCGCCACGGAGCTCGTGGACTCCGCGACGCCCATCGATGGCGCGCCGATCCAGCCTACGCGCATCGTGTCGGTCGCACCGGCGCCCCCGCCCCCCGACAGCAGCCTCGAAGCGCCCGACGATCTGCCGACCCTCACCGACCTGCCGGCCATCGAGCCGGCTCGTGATTCTGTCGACAACATTCCCATCGTCGAAGAGGAGCTGGAGCCGTCGGAGCCAAGGCCGCGCACGACCGACGTAGCGCCGGCCCCGCCTCCGGACGAGTTCCGGGCCGGCCCGCCGCCGCCCGTCGCGCCGCCCGCCGCCCCGGTCCCGTCGATGACGGTCGCCGACAGCGACGGCATCGACATCTCCGTTGACGAGGACGCGCCGCCAGAACCGTCGAGCGAGAGCGAAGTGCTCACCGACGACATGTTGTCGGTGGAGACGGTGCCCCCGCCCAAGACGCGCGTCGGCGACACGCCGAAGGCCGCAGAGGTCAAGGCCCCGGTCGCCGCTGCCGCGTCGGAGCCGCGAATCGCCTTGCCAGTCACCGCACCGCTCGCCTCGCCGGTCGTCGAGCCGCGGGCCGCTCTTGTCGAACCGCTCGCGAGTCCGCTGGCGCCCCAGCCCATGAACGAGAGCGCGGCGAGCCGCGCGAAGCGGCTCAGGCCCTGGTGGGAGGAGCTCTTCAACGACGACTTCATCCGCACCATGGCGAAGATCACCGATGCGCAGATCGCGCGCGAGATCGACTTCATCGAGGACAGTCTTGGCGTGGCTCGCGGCGCCATGATCCTCGACATGGCTTGCGGCACCGGGCGCCATTCCATCGAACTGACGCGCCGCGGCTACCGTGTCGTGGGACTCGACCTGTCGCTGGCGATGTTGGCGAAGGCGGCGGAAGAGGCGCAAGAGCGGGACCAGAAGCTCAATTTCGTGCAGGGCGACATGCGCGAGATGACCTTCGAGGACATGTTCGACGGCATCTTCTGCTGGAACACGAGCTTCGGCTTCTTCGAGGAGGAGAAGAACGCGCAGGTCATCGCTCGCGTTCACCGCGCGCTCCGCAAGGGTGGTCAGTTCGTTCTCGACGTGGTCAATCGCGACTTCGCGGCCCTGCAGGCCCCCTCGCTCGTCTGGTTCGAGGGCGACGGCTGCATGTGCATGGACGAGATGCAGATCGACTGGATCACGAGCCGCATGCGCGTGAAGCGCACGATGATGATGGACGACGGTCGCTCGCGTGAGATCGAATATTCGATCCGCATCTACTCGCTCCATGAGCTCGGCAAGATGCTCCACGACCACGGATTCCGGGTGGCCGAGGTGAGCGGCCGCGTCAGCACGCCGGGCGTGTTCTTTGGCGCCGAGTCGCCCCGCGTCTTGGTCCTCGCCGAAAAGCGTTGA
- the psd gene encoding phosphatidylserine decarboxylase (Phosphatidylserine decarboxylase is synthesized as a single chain precursor. Generation of the pyruvoyl active site from a Ser is coupled to cleavage of a Gly-Ser bond between the larger (beta) and smaller (alpha chains). It is an integral membrane protein.) translates to MSALTFATAQILRVLPRAGVSRVMGRLAEHEWSAPLGRAVVGLYTKAYDVRLEECDHSGDWRSFDEFFTRPLRQGVRPLHGDDRTIISPADGRLDAPGDVDAAAVYWVKGRSYRAAELLGSDDEAERYRGGRACVIYLSPRDYHRVHSPVTGVVTEVRSMAGDYFPVNAIGIRHVPNLFAINRRVAIAIDSRDFGRVTLVMVAAIVVGRVTVSGIAARDVPEGTHRLASPLSVSRGDEVGVFHLGSTVVMFMERGVQGPWLSREGAVRLGDPLLRQGEPRARPGDATEAR, encoded by the coding sequence ATGAGCGCCTTGACGTTCGCCACCGCCCAAATCCTCAGGGTCTTGCCTAGGGCCGGGGTGAGTCGCGTCATGGGGCGGCTCGCGGAGCATGAATGGTCGGCGCCGCTAGGCCGGGCCGTCGTTGGCCTCTACACGAAGGCCTACGACGTGAGGCTCGAGGAGTGCGATCACAGCGGCGACTGGCGCAGCTTCGATGAGTTTTTCACGCGGCCCCTGCGGCAAGGGGTGAGGCCGCTTCACGGCGACGACCGCACGATCATCAGCCCGGCGGACGGACGCCTCGATGCGCCCGGCGATGTCGATGCGGCGGCCGTGTATTGGGTGAAGGGTCGCTCCTACCGCGCCGCGGAGCTCCTCGGCAGCGACGACGAGGCCGAGCGCTATCGAGGGGGCCGGGCCTGCGTCATCTACCTCTCCCCGCGCGACTATCACCGCGTGCATTCGCCGGTGACCGGCGTCGTGACGGAAGTGAGGTCGATGGCCGGCGACTATTTCCCCGTCAACGCCATTGGCATTCGGCACGTACCGAACCTCTTCGCCATCAACCGCCGCGTCGCCATCGCCATCGACAGTCGCGACTTCGGGCGGGTCACGCTCGTGATGGTCGCGGCCATTGTGGTGGGGCGAGTCACCGTCAGCGGCATCGCAGCGCGCGACGTTCCCGAAGGCACACACCGATTGGCGAGCCCGCTCTCCGTCAGCCGGGGCGATGAGGTCGGGGTCTTCCACTTGGGTTCGACGGTCGTCATGTTCATGGAGCGCGGCGTCCAAGGCCCCTGGCTCTCCCGCGAAGGGGCCGTGCGCCTCGGTGATCCGTTGCTCCGGCAAGGGGAGCCGCGTGCGCGACCCGGCGACGCAACGGAGGCGCGATGA